A single window of Hoyosella subflava DQS3-9A1 DNA harbors:
- a CDS encoding recombinase family protein, whose protein sequence is MGHNIGYARISTADQNPQLQLDALGAADCLKVYTDTATGTKADRPQWNACLADLRPGDTLIIWKIDRLGRNLRDLIDIVTSLQTRGVGVRSLTNGIVDTTTAHGKLVFGMFALMAEYEAALIKERTDAGLAAARARGRKGGRKAKMTPALINKAQRMYDARQFTMTEIAQTCGVTPMTIYRHIKTRAAAN, encoded by the coding sequence GTGGGGCACAACATCGGGTACGCGCGGATCTCCACCGCTGATCAGAACCCGCAGCTGCAGCTCGACGCGCTCGGCGCCGCGGACTGCCTCAAGGTCTACACCGACACCGCGACCGGCACCAAAGCCGACCGCCCACAGTGGAACGCCTGCCTGGCCGACCTTCGCCCCGGCGACACTCTGATCATCTGGAAAATCGACAGGCTCGGCCGCAACCTTCGCGACCTGATCGACATCGTGACCAGCCTGCAGACCCGCGGCGTCGGGGTCCGCTCACTGACTAACGGGATCGTGGACACCACCACCGCTCACGGCAAACTCGTCTTCGGCATGTTCGCCCTCATGGCCGAGTACGAGGCAGCCCTCATCAAAGAACGCACCGATGCCGGGCTGGCCGCCGCTCGCGCCCGAGGCCGCAAAGGCGGGCGCAAAGCGAAAATGACCCCCGCCCTGATCAACAAAGCCCAGCGCATGTACGACGCCCGCCAGTTCACCATGACCGAAATCGCCCAGACCTGCGGAGTCACACCGATGACGATCTACAGACACATCAAAACCCGCGCCGCCGCGAACTGA
- a CDS encoding helix-turn-helix domain-containing protein encodes MPDTDLVGEELSGGAFDSARLTQARRLAGATKKALADQLGVSAVAVGQWEAGTAKPRPDNIEALAQVLDVPIAFLAAGRPYARLDAADAHFRSLRRTPVSQRDKAVSFTEQVWELTYALEKRVRFPAIDLPGFSAGEVEQTDFPTDPTTAAQALRQHWGLGTGRISRMVRMMEQHGIVVTLAPFAGNATKNIDAFSTSKLPRPIVVLTPDRADDVYRHRFTAAHELGHLLMHSDCLPGDARQEREADAFAAEFLTPRAEITPLLPLRLDFEKLGELSVQWGVSVESLLRRCKEVGAVSEATYRRAHQRLATLRSSGLFVNESVQGYPGEIPALLRSALEMAESTGLTLKELAAELRINLPRLRLLLGQGDTRPELKLV; translated from the coding sequence GTGCCGGACACGGATCTGGTGGGAGAAGAGCTTAGCGGCGGTGCCTTCGATTCGGCGAGGCTGACACAGGCTCGCCGTCTTGCCGGTGCGACGAAGAAGGCCCTTGCAGATCAGCTCGGGGTTTCCGCCGTCGCCGTCGGCCAGTGGGAAGCCGGCACGGCAAAACCACGACCGGACAACATCGAGGCGCTCGCTCAGGTTCTCGACGTCCCGATCGCCTTCCTCGCCGCCGGTCGCCCGTATGCACGTCTGGATGCCGCTGATGCGCACTTCCGAAGCCTGCGACGAACCCCGGTTAGCCAGAGGGACAAAGCTGTTTCATTCACCGAACAGGTCTGGGAGCTAACCTACGCTCTGGAGAAGCGAGTCCGATTCCCCGCAATCGATTTACCCGGATTCTCCGCCGGCGAGGTCGAACAGACCGACTTCCCAACTGACCCCACTACAGCAGCACAGGCACTTCGTCAGCATTGGGGGCTGGGCACAGGCCGGATCAGTCGCATGGTCCGCATGATGGAGCAGCACGGCATCGTCGTCACGCTCGCACCGTTCGCCGGTAATGCAACCAAGAACATCGATGCATTCTCCACATCGAAGCTGCCACGACCCATCGTGGTACTCACGCCTGATCGAGCGGATGACGTGTATCGCCATCGCTTTACTGCCGCACACGAGTTGGGGCACTTGCTGATGCACAGCGACTGTCTTCCCGGAGATGCACGGCAAGAGCGAGAAGCTGACGCGTTCGCCGCAGAGTTCCTGACCCCGCGAGCGGAGATCACGCCACTACTGCCGCTACGGCTGGATTTCGAGAAACTCGGTGAGTTGAGCGTGCAGTGGGGCGTGTCAGTCGAGTCTCTCCTACGCCGATGTAAGGAAGTCGGCGCAGTCTCCGAAGCCACCTACCGGCGCGCCCATCAGCGACTCGCAACCCTCAGATCGTCGGGACTGTTCGTCAACGAATCGGTCCAAGGCTATCCAGGCGAGATACCGGCCTTACTCCGTTCAGCATTGGAAATGGCCGAGTCGACCGGACTGACGCTCAAAGAGCTTGCCGCCGAGCTCCGGATAAACCTCCCCAGACTGCGTCTACTACTGGGCCAGGGTGACACCCGGCCCGAGCTGAAGCTGGTCTAA